In a genomic window of Pedobacter sp. KBS0701:
- a CDS encoding aromatic amino acid hydroxylase, translating to MSHFNDFNNAQVAKLPNHLKQFIVDQNYEKYTPIDQAVWRYVMRQNYSYLKNVAYYPYIKGLQRAGLSIEYIPDLQTMNDNLGKIGWGAVTVDGFIPPAAFMEYQAYRVLVIAADIRQINHIEYTPAPDIIHESAGHAPIIADTDYNNYLSYFGSIGAKAMFSAKDFELYEAIRKLSILKEAVNADEFAIAGAEKELRYISENMGEPSEMALLGRLHWWTVEYGLIGTLENPKIYGAGLLSSIGESATCMQRDVVKLWYNIDTINYAYDITKPQPQLFVTETFQNLIDVLEEFANTMAFRKGGSESIMKAIACKNVATAVYSSGLQVSGVFTDIGINANDEVTFIKTTGPSALAFSGKQLAGHGKDYHADGFSSPVGRLKGAEKPFEDYSPSELQSLNIIKGEKTELTFESGIKVVGIVKDIITEKSKLILIAFNDCTVTENNGNMLFKPEWGIYDMAIGETIVSVFNGAADKDAYEEITLISKEKTYKITYDDKTLKLHGLYQTVRAIRENGENLDQLGEIFLQLKTNHRQDWLCALEILEIIYHKKIYHQLEKEIQVYLEIKAGKELDHTKLINDGLHVIKNPVSQLLVED from the coding sequence ATGAGCCATTTTAATGATTTTAATAATGCGCAGGTAGCAAAATTGCCCAATCATTTAAAACAATTTATTGTTGACCAGAACTACGAAAAATACACCCCAATCGATCAAGCGGTATGGCGTTATGTAATGCGCCAGAATTACAGTTACCTTAAAAATGTAGCATATTACCCTTACATAAAAGGCTTACAGCGGGCAGGTTTAAGTATCGAATACATTCCTGATTTGCAAACCATGAATGATAACCTTGGTAAAATTGGGTGGGGAGCGGTAACTGTTGATGGCTTTATTCCACCAGCAGCTTTCATGGAATATCAGGCCTATCGGGTGCTGGTAATTGCTGCAGATATCCGCCAGATTAATCACATCGAATATACACCAGCACCAGATATTATACACGAAAGTGCCGGCCATGCACCTATCATTGCCGATACCGATTACAATAATTATTTAAGCTATTTTGGTTCGATTGGTGCGAAAGCCATGTTTTCGGCGAAAGATTTTGAACTTTACGAAGCCATCAGGAAGTTATCGATTTTGAAAGAAGCTGTAAATGCCGATGAATTTGCGATTGCCGGGGCAGAAAAAGAATTGCGCTACATTAGTGAAAATATGGGCGAACCCTCTGAAATGGCATTACTTGGTCGCTTACACTGGTGGACAGTTGAATATGGTTTGATTGGTACTTTAGAAAACCCAAAAATTTACGGTGCAGGTCTGCTTTCTTCCATCGGTGAAAGCGCTACCTGCATGCAAAGAGACGTCGTAAAACTTTGGTATAACATCGATACAATTAATTACGCTTATGATATTACTAAACCGCAGCCACAGCTCTTTGTAACCGAAACTTTCCAAAACCTGATTGATGTGCTGGAAGAATTTGCCAATACCATGGCTTTTAGAAAAGGTGGATCGGAAAGCATTATGAAAGCCATTGCCTGTAAAAATGTAGCTACTGCAGTTTACAGTTCGGGTTTACAGGTGAGCGGTGTATTTACCGATATAGGCATTAACGCTAATGACGAAGTAACTTTTATTAAAACCACAGGGCCATCTGCATTGGCCTTTAGTGGTAAACAATTGGCTGGCCACGGGAAGGATTACCATGCAGATGGCTTTTCGTCGCCGGTTGGCCGTTTAAAAGGAGCAGAAAAACCATTTGAGGATTATAGTCCATCAGAATTACAATCTTTAAACATCATCAAAGGAGAGAAAACTGAACTTACGTTTGAAAGCGGAATTAAAGTTGTAGGAATAGTTAAAGATATTATTACCGAAAAAAGTAAGTTGATTTTAATTGCCTTTAACGATTGTACGGTTACCGAAAATAACGGAAACATGCTGTTTAAACCCGAGTGGGGCATTTATGATATGGCTATAGGCGAAACCATCGTTTCAGTTTTTAATGGAGCTGCCGATAAAGATGCTTACGAGGAGATTACGTTAATTAGCAAGGAGAAAACGTATAAAATTACCTATGATGATAAAACATTAAAACTGCACGGTTTATACCAAACAGTTAGAGCGATCAGGGAAAATGGTGAAAACCTGGATCAGCTTGGCGAAATTTTCTTACAACTAAAAACAAACCACCGTCAGGATTGGCTTTGTGCCTTAGAAATTCTCGAAATTATTTACCATAAAAAGATTTACCATCAGCTGGAAAAGGAAATTCAGGTTTATCTTGAAATTAAAGCAGGCAAAGAATTAGATCATACCAAACTGATTAATGACGGCTTACATGTGATTAAGAATCCGGTAAGTCAGCTC
- a CDS encoding GtrA family protein, translating to MRNAILAVIDFFYPPFKKFISIHNFRYMATGGSTLLLGILSYYFAYFFIFKTEEVNFGVIVLQRETASLLVDYTVAIPTSFLLNKYVIFTHSELKGRVQLFRFMNLQFINILANYVLLKFLLELLRDYPTLSMLSRIVVSVLMALFSYLYQHYFTFSVKKIGDKKGKQD from the coding sequence ATGCGTAACGCCATTTTAGCCGTCATAGATTTTTTTTATCCTCCATTTAAAAAATTTATTTCCATACATAATTTCCGGTACATGGCCACTGGTGGCAGCACTTTATTATTGGGAATTTTAAGTTATTATTTTGCTTACTTTTTCATTTTTAAAACTGAGGAGGTAAACTTTGGAGTAATCGTGCTGCAAAGGGAAACGGCCTCGTTATTGGTAGATTATACCGTTGCCATCCCAACCAGTTTTTTACTTAACAAATACGTCATATTTACGCACAGCGAGCTAAAAGGCCGGGTACAACTTTTTAGGTTTATGAACCTGCAGTTTATCAATATCCTGGCTAATTACGTGTTATTGAAGTTTTTACTGGAACTTTTACGCGATTACCCAACACTATCGATGCTTTCGCGGATTGTGGTTTCGGTTTTAATGGCATTATTTAGCTATCTGTATCAACACTACTTTACATTCAGCGTAAAGAAAATTGGAGATAAAAAAGGGAAGCAGGATTAA
- a CDS encoding CAP domain-containing protein, which produces MPKLLLPTLLFFIFVIDANAQKWTDAEFRRANTAANASYLTNEEKNVVMYMNLIRIDGEKFYYTFLEDYINNYNTKVRQYRNYNELRITRNNSYYTSLLKHLRGIKNLQVFYPDDKLTSLSRSHAQDLNRNNLDTHESSNGDKFSKRLSKYFPNKAMSENIDFGYSNSLDIVCHLLLDCGVPSLGHRFNLLDQKYKLNTVGVSIQPHPSYTWCAVIDFVAQPAYYTNNQ; this is translated from the coding sequence ATGCCTAAACTACTTCTACCCACCCTTTTATTCTTCATTTTTGTTATCGATGCAAATGCCCAAAAATGGACAGATGCGGAGTTCCGCAGGGCCAATACTGCAGCAAATGCTTCTTATTTAACCAACGAAGAGAAAAATGTAGTCATGTATATGAACCTGATCCGTATTGATGGCGAAAAATTTTATTATACCTTTTTAGAAGATTACATTAACAACTACAACACTAAAGTAAGGCAATACAGAAACTACAATGAACTTCGGATTACCCGCAACAATAGCTATTATACTTCTTTACTAAAGCATTTAAGAGGCATAAAAAACCTACAGGTGTTTTATCCTGATGATAAACTGACTTCTTTAAGCCGTAGCCATGCCCAGGACCTGAACAGAAATAACCTCGATACACACGAAAGCAGCAACGGCGATAAATTTTCTAAACGTTTATCAAAATATTTCCCCAATAAAGCAATGAGTGAAAATATCGACTTTGGTTATTCGAACAGTTTGGATATTGTCTGCCATTTATTGTTAGATTGTGGTGTGCCTTCGCTTGGTCACCGGTTTAATTTGCTCGATCAAAAGTACAAACTGAATACTGTTGGCGTGAGCATCCAGCCACACCCATCCTACACCTGGTGTGCGGTAATCGATTTTGTAGCACAACCGGCCTATTACACCAATAATCAATAA